One genomic region from Aliarcobacter cryaerophilus ATCC 43158 encodes:
- a CDS encoding NADH-quinone oxidoreductase subunit N: MSNFIYLIPTLLVLFGAIALLFMSMYEKISVKSHIFVSSLFLVVALVFALLNANTLYSIQPYDSFLNNVLTFDTFSNFFNILLILGTLLTILIGEHYLQHRSYFKGEFFSILLFALFGMMVLAQANELITAFIALEIASFSVYIMVGYNSDDSKRVEAIFKYLVLGAFIGAFFLLGLVLVFGTVASTNLADIYSYIQASNGSNLELLYVGLTLILFTFLFKIAAFPFQSWVLDIYRGAPMIITAYMASTFKIAIFSFFMRLILDYIAPIIDFWDTILQVVIILTLLFGTWLAITQDIVKRMLAASSIVHTGYLLLAFISLSYANNSILNIEAAYSIMFYLIAYLVSALGAFGLASHIISETNIKVTFDDFKGLAKQRPFLAAMMTIFMLSLAGIPGTIGFIGKVYVFTEALKAGYVALAIFAIFATIVSMYYYLRLIAVMYFYPPKEECISEDFNDSRVSTYAILFVAILTVVGGIGSAVVFFIPVLNIDTLINFAQLAVKSLFL; the protein is encoded by the coding sequence ATGAGTAATTTTATTTATTTAATTCCAACTTTACTGGTTTTATTTGGAGCTATTGCTCTACTATTTATGAGTATGTATGAAAAAATTAGTGTAAAAAGTCATATTTTTGTATCATCACTATTTTTAGTTGTAGCATTAGTATTTGCACTTTTAAATGCAAATACTCTATATTCTATTCAACCTTATGATAGTTTTTTAAACAATGTTTTAACTTTTGATACTTTCTCAAATTTCTTTAATATTTTATTAATTTTAGGTACTTTATTAACAATTTTAATTGGTGAACACTATTTACAACATAGAAGTTATTTCAAAGGTGAATTTTTTAGTATTTTACTTTTTGCTCTATTTGGAATGATGGTTTTAGCACAAGCAAATGAACTAATAACTGCATTTATTGCATTAGAAATTGCATCATTTAGTGTATATATCATGGTTGGTTATAATAGTGATGATTCAAAAAGAGTTGAAGCTATCTTTAAATATTTAGTGCTTGGTGCATTTATTGGTGCATTTTTCCTTTTAGGGCTTGTTTTAGTTTTTGGAACTGTTGCAAGTACAAATTTAGCAGATATTTATTCATATATTCAAGCAAGTAATGGTTCAAACCTTGAGCTTTTATATGTTGGTTTAACTCTAATTTTATTTACTTTTCTTTTCAAAATTGCAGCATTTCCTTTCCAATCTTGGGTACTAGATATCTATAGAGGTGCTCCTATGATTATTACAGCATATATGGCATCTACATTTAAAATTGCTATATTCTCATTTTTTATGAGATTAATCTTAGATTACATAGCTCCAATAATAGATTTCTGGGACACTATTTTGCAAGTTGTAATTATTCTAACTCTTCTATTTGGAACTTGGCTTGCTATTACACAAGATATTGTAAAAAGAATGTTAGCAGCTTCTTCAATAGTTCACACAGGTTATTTACTTCTTGCGTTTATATCTTTAAGTTATGCAAATAATTCAATATTAAACATTGAAGCAGCATACTCTATAATGTTTTATTTAATAGCTTATTTGGTATCTGCATTAGGTGCATTTGGATTAGCTTCTCATATTATTTCAGAGACAAATATTAAAGTTACTTTTGATGACTTTAAAGGTTTAGCAAAACAAAGACCATTTTTAGCTGCAATGATGACAATATTTATGTTATCACTAGCAGGAATTCCTGGAACTATTGGTTTTATAGGAAAAGTTTATGTATTTACAGAAGCATTAAAAGCTGGATATGTTGCATTAGCAATTTTTGCAATTTTTGCAACAATAGTTTCAATGTACTACTATTTAAGATTAATTGCTGTTATGTATTTTTATCCTCCAAAAGAAGAGTGCATAAGCGAAGATTTCAACGACAGTAGAGTTTCTACTTATGCAATACTTTTTGTTGCAATATTAACTGTTGTTGGTGGTATTGGTTCTGCTGTTGTATTCTTTATTCCTGTATTAAATATAGATACTTTAATAAACTTTGCGCAACTAGCTGTAAAATCTCTATTTTTATAG
- a CDS encoding fumarate reductase flavoprotein subunit, protein MKINYCDALVIGGGLAGLRAAVAAQKKGLSTIVLSLVPVKRSHSAAAQGGMQASLGNSKMSDGDNEDLHFADTVKGSDWGCDQDVARMFVHTAPKAIRELASWGVPWSRVEKGTREAVINAKKTTITEDEDRHGLITSRDFGGTKKWRTCYTADATGHTMLFGVANEALRHDVDIRDRKEALSIIHENGRCYGAIVRDLITGELEAYVAKGTCIATGGYGRVFKQTTNAVICEGTGAAIALETGIATLGNMEAVQFHPTPIVPSGILLTEGCRGDGGILRDVDGHRFMPDYEPEKKELASRDVVSRRMIEHIRNGKGVPSPYGYHVWLDISILGREHIEKNLRDVQEICQIFNGIDPADEGPKGWAPVLPMQHYSMGGIRTKPTGESQNLAGLFACGEAACWDMHGFNRLGGNSVSETVVAGMIIGNYFADYCLSNDVTIPTATVQKFLDAQDKYLDELLAYEGNEDIFKIKNRMKQLMDDKVGIFRSGEPLKEAVEELKELLAKTKKINIKSKERAGNPELEEAYRVPKMLKIALCVAKGARERTESRGAHYREDFLMRDDKNWLNRTLTSWANPNDMEPTITYEPLDIMKMEMPPAFRGYGAKGMIIEHELSAVRQEQVDSISEKMESEGKDRHQIQDALMPFDLPMNYKEKNERAGDK, encoded by the coding sequence ATGAAAATTAATTACTGTGATGCATTAGTAATTGGTGGTGGATTAGCAGGTCTTAGAGCTGCAGTTGCTGCACAAAAAAAGGGATTAAGTACAATTGTTTTATCTTTAGTTCCAGTTAAAAGATCTCATAGTGCTGCTGCTCAAGGTGGGATGCAAGCATCTTTAGGAAACTCTAAGATGTCTGATGGAGATAATGAGGATTTACACTTTGCAGATACTGTAAAAGGTTCTGACTGGGGATGTGATCAAGATGTTGCAAGAATGTTTGTTCACACTGCACCAAAAGCAATTAGAGAACTTGCAAGCTGGGGTGTACCTTGGAGTAGAGTTGAAAAAGGTACAAGAGAAGCTGTTATAAATGCTAAAAAAACAACTATAACTGAAGATGAAGATAGACATGGATTAATCACATCAAGAGACTTTGGTGGTACTAAAAAATGGAGAACTTGTTATACAGCTGATGCAACTGGACATACTATGTTATTTGGTGTTGCAAATGAAGCTTTAAGACATGATGTTGATATTAGAGATAGAAAAGAAGCTTTAAGCATAATTCATGAAAATGGAAGATGTTATGGAGCAATTGTTCGAGATTTAATTACTGGTGAATTAGAAGCTTATGTTGCAAAAGGTACATGTATCGCAACTGGTGGATATGGAAGAGTATTTAAACAAACAACAAATGCTGTTATTTGTGAAGGTACAGGTGCAGCAATTGCTCTTGAAACTGGAATTGCAACTTTAGGAAATATGGAAGCTGTTCAGTTTCATCCAACACCAATCGTTCCTTCTGGAATTCTTTTAACAGAAGGTTGTAGAGGAGATGGTGGAATCTTAAGAGACGTTGATGGTCATAGATTTATGCCTGATTATGAACCTGAGAAAAAAGAATTAGCATCAAGAGACGTTGTTTCAAGAAGAATGATTGAGCATATTAGAAATGGTAAAGGTGTTCCTTCTCCTTATGGATATCACGTATGGTTAGATATTTCTATTTTGGGAAGAGAGCATATTGAGAAAAACTTAAGAGATGTTCAAGAAATTTGTCAAATTTTTAACGGTATTGATCCAGCTGATGAAGGTCCAAAAGGTTGGGCTCCAGTTCTTCCAATGCAACACTACTCAATGGGTGGAATTAGAACAAAACCAACAGGAGAATCTCAAAATCTAGCAGGACTATTTGCTTGTGGTGAAGCTGCTTGTTGGGATATGCATGGATTTAATAGACTTGGAGGAAATAGTGTTTCTGAAACAGTTGTTGCTGGTATGATTATTGGTAACTATTTTGCAGATTATTGCTTATCAAATGATGTAACAATTCCTACAGCAACTGTACAAAAATTCTTAGATGCGCAAGATAAATATTTAGATGAACTTTTAGCTTATGAAGGTAATGAAGATATTTTCAAAATAAAAAATAGAATGAAACAACTAATGGATGATAAAGTTGGTATTTTTAGAAGTGGAGAACCACTAAAAGAAGCTGTTGAAGAATTAAAAGAACTTTTAGCTAAAACTAAAAAAATCAATATTAAATCAAAAGAGAGAGCTGGAAATCCTGAACTTGAAGAGGCTTATAGAGTTCCTAAAATGTTGAAAATAGCACTTTGTGTTGCTAAAGGCGCAAGAGAAAGAACTGAATCAAGAGGTGCTCACTATAGAGAAGATTTCTTAATGAGAGATGATAAAAATTGGTTGAATAGAACTCTTACATCTTGGGCAAATCCAAATGATATGGAACCAACTATTACTTATGAACCACTTGATATTATGAAAATGGAAATGCCTCCTGCATTTAGAGGATATGGTGCAAAAGGTATGATTATTGAGCATGAATTATCAGCAGTTAGACAAGAGCAAGTTGATAGTATAAGTGAGAAAATGGAATCTGAAGGAAAAGATAGACATCAAATTCAAGATGCATTAATGCCATTTGATTTACCAATGAACTATAAAGAGAAAAATGAAAGAGCAGGAGATAAATAA
- a CDS encoding complex I subunit 4 family protein — protein MSADILSFIIFLPAIVAIGLMITTRDVNTIRNIAFLTTTVILALVLKLYLEFEPSSGMQFVTNVAWIETYGINYYIGLDGISLTILMMIAILIPTSYLLLWEGKTKGYWINMLLVQSGVTGTLLSLDVVLFYFFWEIMLLPVFLMIGQFGFGDKVFTTIKVTVYTMAGSLLMLVAILYLGVAYHSEFGVWSFAYDKLMQISILDYNTKVWLFLAFLVAFAIKIPLFPLHTWIMETYKNAPTGAVFLLSSIMAKLGVYAVLRFMIPLFPEVYIEFSTWFVIIGLFGLVYFGIAALMQDDIKRMFAYSSASHLSFIAAGIFSLNSYGINGALYLIIAHAIATGALFLLVGLMQEQTGFKTIKDLGGIAKKAPIFTFVFAVMLFANVGLPGTNGFVSELLIIFGVFNFNIYLGAIAALSVIIGASYMLWMFQRAILQDRPEGSPELTMRDLKIKEIVGLVPWVVLVFIMGFYPEVFIDKFEPTVTHYLQDILQIGATR, from the coding sequence ATGAGTGCAGATATTCTTTCATTTATTATATTTTTACCTGCTATTGTAGCAATAGGTTTAATGATAACAACTAGAGATGTAAATACTATTAGAAATATTGCATTTCTTACAACTACAGTTATTTTAGCACTTGTGCTTAAGCTTTATTTAGAATTTGAACCAAGTTCTGGAATGCAGTTTGTAACAAATGTTGCTTGGATTGAAACATATGGTATAAATTACTATATTGGTTTAGATGGAATTTCATTAACAATTTTAATGATGATTGCAATTTTAATTCCAACTTCATACCTTCTTTTGTGGGAAGGTAAAACTAAAGGCTATTGGATAAATATGCTTTTAGTTCAAAGTGGTGTTACAGGAACTCTTCTATCATTAGATGTTGTTCTTTTCTACTTCTTTTGGGAAATTATGCTTTTACCAGTTTTTCTTATGATTGGTCAATTTGGATTTGGTGATAAAGTTTTTACAACAATAAAAGTAACAGTTTATACAATGGCTGGTTCACTTTTAATGCTTGTTGCAATTTTATACCTAGGGGTTGCATATCATAGTGAGTTTGGTGTTTGGTCTTTTGCTTATGATAAACTAATGCAAATATCAATACTTGATTACAATACAAAAGTTTGGTTATTTTTAGCATTTTTAGTAGCATTTGCAATAAAAATTCCACTATTCCCTCTTCATACTTGGATTATGGAAACATATAAAAATGCTCCAACTGGTGCTGTATTTTTACTATCATCTATTATGGCAAAACTAGGAGTTTATGCTGTTTTAAGATTTATGATACCACTATTTCCAGAGGTTTATATTGAGTTTTCAACTTGGTTTGTAATTATTGGTCTATTCGGTCTTGTATACTTTGGAATAGCTGCACTTATGCAAGATGATATTAAAAGAATGTTTGCATACTCTTCAGCATCTCACTTAAGTTTCATAGCTGCTGGTATTTTTTCACTAAACTCTTATGGTATAAATGGGGCATTATATTTAATTATTGCTCACGCAATAGCAACTGGAGCACTATTTTTACTTGTAGGATTAATGCAAGAGCAAACTGGATTTAAAACTATAAAAGATTTAGGTGGAATTGCAAAAAAAGCTCCTATTTTTACATTTGTTTTTGCTGTTATGCTTTTTGCAAATGTTGGGCTTCCAGGTACAAATGGATTTGTTTCTGAATTACTTATAATATTTGGTGTATTTAACTTTAATATTTATCTAGGAGCTATTGCTGCTTTATCAGTTATTATTGGAGCTTCTTATATGCTTTGGATGTTTCAAAGAGCAATTTTGCAAGATAGACCAGAAGGTTCGCCTGAGCTTACTATGAGAGATTTAAAAATAAAAGAGATTGTTGGACTTGTTCCATGGGTTGTTTTAGTGTTTATTATGGGATTTTATCCAGAAGTTTTTATAGATAAATTTGAACCAACAGTTACACACTACTTACAAGATATTTTACAAATTGGAGCAACAAGATGA
- a CDS encoding dynamin family protein, which translates to MSLSNDYFLLYHGISFQKNLELEPLDVILDDNSFTIFGLIISANRKNYDKYLNLNSFKTLCQQINIKTPSNINEFHNIQNSIVELIYEKSSKDLITTLIESFEYLNNQNILNTEGFKKLISLFENKNIEDSDLEHIKKIENDSKKPFKDLKVIIENTLNELKKELKSKEILLELEDINSYMNNQKFSIGITGVMNAGKSTMLNALMGKEILGSAVVPETANLTIVKHNTTDNAKVFYWNKKEWQKIEDSANSLESMRDFVDETNRVFGENLKNYVRETSRFDEVDINDLKSYTSAEHSAKKCNLVKYVELGSNLKFLSDGIEIVDTPGLDDPVIQREEITKEYISKCDMMIHLMNVSQSATLKDVEFIIDAVLYQNISKLLVVITRADTVTKKNLDEVIQYTKTSIQRQLKAQNKDSQLDHILKTIKFIPISGYMALLHRTGREKEALEAGFTLEDTGILEIENYLMESLFGTSSAKGDLVIQSAKTQINRVLEKQIGFNNYELTLLNKSKDELELELIEFNKKKDTNKRVLSSMNEDINYYKNDAKSYIDSLETFLQSELFELQNIIKQRVVNDTRYSLEKTKKRPENARVKVIVETAIKDGIIDVIRDYRYKFIKKSQTIGEQCEQKYHDLGFLIGHKNENFDARGFFQEDFKSGFLTSNNEIMVNQIILAVTNAKETKLNELDKNIEDIVKSQFKAIEEDIKIKAKKVSSLLIENFFATLNAPLKEFEQRLKKEEETLEEKISTFEDNEKNKAELSINLHKNIKKLESIMLNIKGLN; encoded by the coding sequence ATGAGTTTATCAAATGACTACTTTTTGTTGTACCATGGTATTAGTTTTCAGAAAAATTTAGAGCTTGAGCCTCTTGATGTAATTTTAGATGATAACTCTTTTACAATATTTGGATTGATTATTAGTGCAAATAGAAAAAACTACGATAAATACTTAAATTTAAACTCATTTAAAACACTTTGCCAACAAATAAATATTAAAACTCCATCAAATATAAATGAGTTTCACAATATTCAAAACAGTATTGTTGAATTAATATATGAAAAAAGTTCTAAAGATTTAATAACAACTTTAATTGAGTCATTTGAGTATTTAAATAATCAAAATATATTAAATACAGAAGGTTTTAAAAAACTAATATCATTATTTGAAAATAAAAATATAGAAGACAGTGATTTAGAACATATAAAAAAAATTGAAAATGATAGTAAAAAACCATTTAAAGATTTAAAAGTTATTATAGAAAATACTTTAAATGAACTAAAAAAAGAGCTCAAAAGTAAAGAGATTTTACTAGAACTTGAAGATATCAACTCTTATATGAATAATCAAAAATTCTCTATTGGAATAACAGGTGTTATGAATGCTGGGAAATCTACAATGTTAAATGCACTTATGGGAAAAGAGATTTTAGGAAGTGCTGTTGTTCCTGAAACTGCAAATTTAACAATTGTAAAACATAATACAACTGATAATGCAAAAGTATTTTATTGGAATAAAAAAGAGTGGCAAAAAATTGAAGATAGTGCAAATAGTTTAGAAAGTATGAGAGATTTTGTAGATGAAACAAATAGAGTTTTTGGTGAAAATCTAAAAAATTATGTACGAGAAACTTCAAGATTTGATGAAGTTGATATAAATGATTTAAAATCTTATACTTCAGCCGAACATAGTGCAAAAAAGTGTAACCTTGTAAAATATGTTGAACTTGGGAGCAATCTTAAATTTTTAAGTGATGGAATAGAAATAGTTGATACTCCAGGTCTTGATGACCCTGTTATTCAAAGAGAAGAGATTACAAAAGAGTACATAAGTAAGTGTGATATGATGATACATCTTATGAATGTATCTCAAAGTGCAACTTTAAAAGATGTTGAATTTATTATAGATGCAGTTTTATATCAAAATATATCAAAGCTTTTGGTTGTAATTACAAGAGCTGATACTGTAACTAAAAAAAATCTAGATGAAGTTATACAATATACTAAAACTTCAATACAAAGACAACTAAAAGCTCAAAATAAAGACTCGCAGTTAGATCATATTTTAAAAACTATAAAATTTATTCCAATATCAGGTTACATGGCACTTTTGCATAGAACAGGAAGAGAAAAAGAAGCACTAGAAGCTGGATTTACTTTAGAAGATACAGGAATTTTAGAGATAGAAAATTACCTAATGGAGAGTTTATTTGGGACTTCTTCTGCTAAAGGAGATTTAGTAATTCAATCAGCAAAAACTCAAATTAATAGAGTTCTAGAGAAACAAATAGGATTTAATAACTATGAACTAACTTTATTAAATAAATCAAAAGATGAGCTTGAACTAGAATTAATAGAATTTAATAAGAAAAAAGATACAAATAAAAGAGTTCTTTCTTCTATGAATGAAGATATAAATTACTACAAAAATGATGCTAAATCATATATAGACTCTTTAGAAACATTTTTACAAAGTGAGCTATTTGAACTTCAAAATATAATAAAACAAAGGGTTGTAAATGATACTAGATACTCTTTGGAAAAAACAAAAAAACGACCTGAAAATGCAAGAGTAAAAGTTATTGTTGAAACTGCAATTAAAGATGGAATTATTGATGTTATAAGAGATTATAGATATAAATTTATCAAAAAATCTCAAACAATAGGTGAACAATGTGAACAAAAATATCATGATTTAGGTTTTTTAATTGGACACAAAAATGAAAATTTTGATGCTAGAGGATTTTTTCAAGAAGATTTTAAAAGTGGTTTTTTAACTTCAAACAATGAAATTATGGTTAATCAAATAATTTTAGCTGTAACAAATGCAAAGGAGACAAAACTAAATGAGCTTGATAAAAATATTGAAGATATAGTGAAAAGTCAATTTAAAGCTATTGAAGAAGATATTAAAATAAAAGCAAAAAAAGTTAGTTCACTTTTAATTGAAAACTTTTTTGCTACACTAAATGCTCCACTAAAAGAGTTTGAACAAAGATTAAAAAAGGAAGAGGAAACTCTTGAGGAGAAAATCTCAACATTTGAAGATAATGAAAAAAATAAAGCTGAATTATCTATAAATTTACACAAAAATATCAAAAAACTTGAAAGTATTATGTTAAATATAAAAGGATTAAACTAA
- a CDS encoding fumarate reductase cytochrome b subunit gives MSDLVEGYLGKTEEGKKSRLPAKLDFIQSFTGGFLALFMWAHMMLVASILVSNDFMYQVTKLLEGSFIFEDGNPLLVSIAALVIFVIFIVHAALGMRKLPGNFKQYQVIKAHAKSMGHDDTKLWFTQAFTGFAMFFLGSVHLYVIMTHPDQIGPYESSARVWDEYMWPLYILLLLAVEFHGTIGLYRLCVKWGWFDGENPKATRKALKKLKWALTVFFLVLGFASLAAYMKIGYENSKNNVPRDSFKPSAHIMNYDLKTKSVGGIA, from the coding sequence ATGAGTGACCTAGTAGAGGGTTATTTAGGGAAAACCGAAGAAGGGAAAAAAAGTAGATTACCTGCAAAACTTGACTTTATTCAAAGTTTTACAGGTGGTTTTTTAGCTTTATTTATGTGGGCGCATATGATGCTTGTTGCATCAATATTGGTGTCAAATGATTTTATGTACCAAGTTACAAAATTATTAGAAGGTAGCTTTATATTTGAAGATGGAAATCCTCTTTTAGTATCTATTGCTGCACTTGTTATTTTTGTTATTTTTATTGTTCATGCAGCTTTAGGAATGAGAAAATTACCAGGTAACTTTAAACAGTATCAAGTAATAAAAGCTCATGCAAAAAGTATGGGACATGATGATACAAAATTATGGTTTACACAAGCATTTACAGGATTTGCAATGTTCTTCTTAGGATCAGTGCATTTATATGTAATTATGACACACCCAGATCAAATAGGTCCTTACGAAAGTAGTGCAAGAGTTTGGGATGAATATATGTGGCCACTGTATATTCTTTTATTATTAGCTGTTGAATTCCATGGAACAATTGGTCTTTATAGACTTTGTGTAAAATGGGGATGGTTTGATGGTGAAAATCCAAAAGCAACAAGAAAAGCACTTAAAAAACTTAAATGGGCATTAACAGTATTTTTCTTAGTTTTAGGATTTGCATCACTTGCTGCTTATATGAAAATTGGTTACGAAAACTCTAAAAATAATGTTCCTAGAGATTCATTTAAACCATCTGCACATATTATGAATTATGACTTAAAAACTAAAAGTGTTGGAGGAATCGCATAA
- a CDS encoding fumarate reductase iron-sulfur subunit, which produces MSTQKGREITISVLKYNPRSKVSKPHFVEYKLEETPGMTLFIALTQIREFHDPDLSFDFVCRAGICGSCGMMVNGKPALGCRTLIANYPTGKLQLMPMPAFELIKDLSVNTGKWMDSMSKRVESWVHSDHQVDISKLEDRIEPKVANDTFELDRCIECGICVASCGTMLMRPNFVGPVGLNRVARFEIDPHDSRTAEDFYELIGDDDGVFGCMSLMACEDHCPKHLPLQNKIAYLRRKLVALR; this is translated from the coding sequence ATGAGCACGCAAAAAGGTAGAGAAATTACAATTTCAGTTCTTAAATATAATCCTAGAAGTAAGGTTTCAAAACCTCACTTCGTTGAATATAAGTTAGAAGAGACACCAGGTATGACTCTTTTTATTGCTCTAACTCAAATAAGAGAGTTTCACGATCCTGATTTATCTTTTGACTTTGTTTGTAGAGCTGGAATTTGCGGAAGTTGTGGAATGATGGTAAATGGAAAACCTGCATTAGGTTGTAGAACATTAATCGCAAACTATCCAACTGGAAAATTACAATTAATGCCAATGCCTGCATTTGAACTAATCAAAGATTTATCAGTAAATACTGGAAAATGGATGGATAGTATGAGTAAAAGAGTTGAATCTTGGGTTCACTCAGATCATCAAGTAGATATATCAAAACTTGAAGATAGAATAGAACCAAAAGTTGCAAATGATACTTTTGAGCTTGATAGATGTATTGAGTGTGGTATTTGTGTTGCATCTTGTGGAACAATGTTGATGAGACCAAATTTTGTTGGACCTGTTGGACTAAATAGAGTTGCAAGATTTGAAATAGATCCACACGATAGCAGAACAGCTGAAGATTTCTATGAACTAATCGGTGATGATGATGGAGTATTTGGTTGTATGTCACTTATGGCTTGCGAAGACCATTGTCCAAAACATTTACCATTACAAAATAAAATTGCTTACTTAAGAAGAAAATTAGTAGCACTTAGATAG
- the nuoL gene encoding NADH-quinone oxidoreductase subunit L gives MSTNLLVWIILAPLLGAILNGGLYFYNIKKQKISENYFAIIGTLTPLISFLITLSLFLRMIEEKIIFKQHIFTWLNVENLNVDMAFLGDNLSIFMSMFVTFVGWLIHIYAVGYMKDDEGFGKFFAYFNLFLASMLILVLADNPIILFIGWEGVGVCSYLLIKFYYGEKNNVIAANKAFIVNRVGDFGFLLGVATLFFALGQVDLSFSSIEANLSNASNGWLLLAGVLLFVGAMGKSAQIPLYTWLPDAMAGPTPISALIHAATMVTAGVYMVARFHFLYTGIEEIGIFIAYIGAFSALLAAIIATKQTDIKKILAYSTMSQLGYMFIAVGLGFYSSGLFHVFTHAFFKAMLFMGAGGVIIALHHEQNIFNIAKHRAILPIISATFLIGVIAISGIPPFSGFFSKDAILAAAFQEGHYLIYGIALFTAFLTAFYMFRLYFVVFVTPNHHKKEYVYTSKTITFPLVVLAVGAVTAGFLNLPSIFGGTHMVDTWLGSLNSKTITLSHSTEYILMALSVLVASFGIFIAYKKYARFDLEKPELELGFVGRKLYVDELYDILFVKTSKAISCFIDKVLDAKIIDAFIMKSSIYFVAIGRKVALIQNANVRFYAVFMLAGMTCIFVYLYLKLGL, from the coding sequence ATGAGTACAAATCTTTTAGTTTGGATAATTTTAGCTCCTTTACTTGGAGCTATTTTAAATGGTGGTTTATATTTTTATAATATCAAAAAACAAAAAATATCAGAAAATTATTTTGCAATAATTGGAACTTTAACTCCTTTAATTTCTTTTTTAATAACTCTTAGTCTCTTTTTAAGAATGATTGAAGAAAAAATTATATTTAAACAACATATATTTACATGGTTAAATGTTGAAAACTTAAATGTTGACATGGCATTTTTAGGTGATAATTTATCTATTTTTATGTCAATGTTTGTAACTTTTGTTGGTTGGTTAATTCACATCTATGCTGTTGGTTATATGAAAGATGATGAAGGTTTTGGTAAATTTTTCGCTTACTTTAATCTATTCTTAGCATCAATGTTAATTCTTGTACTTGCAGATAATCCAATAATTTTATTTATAGGTTGGGAAGGTGTTGGAGTTTGTTCATACCTTTTAATCAAGTTTTATTATGGTGAAAAAAATAATGTTATTGCTGCAAATAAAGCATTTATTGTAAATAGAGTTGGAGATTTTGGATTCCTTTTAGGAGTTGCAACACTATTTTTTGCATTAGGTCAAGTTGACTTATCTTTTTCTTCAATTGAAGCAAATTTATCAAATGCATCAAATGGTTGGCTTTTATTAGCTGGAGTATTATTATTTGTAGGAGCCATGGGAAAATCAGCTCAAATTCCACTATATACTTGGCTTCCAGATGCAATGGCAGGTCCAACACCGATTTCAGCATTAATCCACGCAGCAACAATGGTTACAGCTGGGGTTTATATGGTTGCAAGATTCCATTTCTTATATACAGGAATAGAAGAAATTGGAATATTTATAGCATATATTGGAGCATTTTCAGCTCTTCTTGCTGCTATTATTGCAACAAAACAAACAGATATTAAAAAAATCCTTGCATACTCAACTATGAGTCAATTAGGTTATATGTTTATAGCTGTTGGACTTGGATTTTACTCAAGCGGATTATTTCATGTTTTCACTCATGCATTCTTTAAAGCAATGCTGTTTATGGGTGCTGGTGGAGTTATAATTGCACTACATCATGAACAAAATATTTTTAATATTGCTAAACATAGAGCAATATTGCCAATAATTTCTGCAACATTTTTAATAGGGGTTATTGCAATTTCAGGAATTCCACCGTTTTCTGGATTTTTCTCTAAAGATGCAATACTAGCAGCTGCATTTCAAGAAGGTCACTACTTAATTTATGGTATTGCTTTATTTACTGCATTTTTAACTGCATTTTATATGTTTAGACTATATTTTGTAGTTTTTGTTACACCAAATCATCATAAAAAAGAGTACGTATATACAAGCAAAACTATTACATTTCCACTTGTAGTATTAGCAGTAGGTGCTGTTACAGCTGGGTTTTTAAATCTACCTTCTATATTTGGTGGAACACATATGGTAGATACTTGGCTTGGAAGCTTAAATTCAAAAACAATTACTCTATCTCACAGTACAGAGTATATTTTAATGGCTCTTTCAGTTCTAGTTGCTTCTTTTGGTATATTTATTGCATACAAAAAATATGCAAGATTTGATTTAGAAAAACCTGAGCTTGAACTTGGTTTTGTTGGAAGAAAACTTTATGTTGATGAGCTTTATGATATTTTATTTGTTAAAACTTCAAAAGCAATATCTTGTTTTATTGATAAAGTTTTAGATGCAAAAATTATTGATGCATTTATTATGAAATCTTCAATCTATTTTGTAGCTATTGGAAGAAAAGTAGCATTAATACAAAATGCAAATGTACGGTTCTATGCAGTATTTATGCTTGCTGGAATGACTTGTATATTTGTATATCTATATTTAAAATTAGGGTTATAA